tggaaatattttatttatgtccttAAAATTTACCaaatgtttgtttttcatccctaaactattggaAAAAGTTCTtatttcatccctatttttgtctcttaactattaaaaaaattctttacaaaGTTGAGGgatgaaaaaatattaaaagtataGCAAATACTTGTAAAGTTGTATATATGTCTTACTGTCTGATTActtcttaaaatatataaaattcaacATTTAGTTCTCTATCATTctgaatatttaaaatttaattttataacaaaaattcagattttgaaattgtaaaaaaagttaaaaaaaataactacatTTCCTCATTCATTTATGAGATAAGTTATTTATGAGATAAGCAAGAAAGGCAAGTGCTGTGAATAGTgatataggtaaaaaaataaacgTGTATACAATATAAatactaaggaaaaaaaaaaaaaaaaaaaaaaaaaaaaaaaaaaaaaaaaaaaaaaaaaaaaaaaaaaaaaaaaaagaggttaggACTTAGGCATGTCAGAGGCTAGGGCTTTGGTCTGTTTCTTTAAAGGTCGGAGTGGggctactttttttatttttattagagggGTCAAAGTGTCAAACTGTTTAAACCAATGCATTATCTTTAAGGCATTTTTACAGAGTTAGGAGGGGCAAGTGCCCCCTGGCCCCATGCTGCCTCCGCCCTGGTTGGCGGTGATGATGATCTTTTGATCAAGAAAGTGGTGTCATCGGACGGTGATGACGATCTTCCCCTCCACGTTGAGTACCACTTCTTGAGCTTCAAGGCGAGGTTTGGGAAAAGCTATGGGGGCGTAGAGGAGCACGATAACAGGTTCGGTGTGTTCAAGGCGAACCTGGGCAGAGCCAAGTTTCATCAGAAGCTGGACCCCAGCGCTGAACACGGTGTCACGAAGTTCTTGGATCTCACTTCGGCTGAGTTCAGGCGAAATTTTCGCGGGTTGAAGCGGCTTCGGACTTCGGTTGCCTTCCGATGCTCAGAAGGCTCCTATTCTTCCCACCAACGATCTCCCCACCGACTTTGACTGGCGTGATCACGGCACTGTCACGGGCGTCAAAAGACCAGGTTTTAAActattcaataataataataatgataacaaTAATTATAGTTTTGGATTTCTACAATTTTGGATTAACTTAAAAGAaagttgtgtttgttttctatGGATTCGTTTGGATACcgaaactgaaaatttaaaaaaaaaaaactgtgtttttattttatatttttttttttttgagaaactattttttatatatatatataatttttattttaacaatttaatttataagtggataaaatAATTCGACAATTAACAGGAAACttgtcctattttttaggcaatgttttatgAGAATTAGAATTGCATTTTTACGGAattattctttagttttgtctctacgtAAACATAAAGGTGTAGAAacatttttaaactaaaaaatgaagaatCCAAATAGAGaagttttttaaataatagtaatagATAATAGACAACATATAATAGACAATAAAAAAGTTAGTTCCAGGCgcgcataaaaaaaaaaaaaaagaaagagaaaaaatagaaagcagAAAAAGCAAAAGCACAAACGCAGCAGGCGCACGAAACATCAGTAGTACTAGCACCCTTAAGCCAAGTGGATTCACATCAAGTGCAATACTTAGGGTATTGTAATACCTAATCGATAGCTGAGATTGAAAGATTGAAAAAGTAAATTTCAATCTCagtcattaaataaaatatatttaaaaaaagttaaaaagttaaagttaaaaaaagttaaaaaaaattgtgagggAAGTGTAGGTATTGCACCTGATGTGAATCCTAAGCCAAACTAACCCATTCATAAAAAAGTAACCCAACGTCAGTGCCTATTTATTGAGTACCTAATGCACATTTTTTGAGAACCTAATGCACACCTTTTGAGAATCGAACAGTTTCATAGCATCAAAAGAAAATcttgcaaacaaacaaacaaaaaaataatgtctTCTCAaaccatagttttaaaaatcggACCGATCGGTTGAACCGGTTGAACCGAATACCAATCTGATCCGATTATTCATAAAAATcggaaatgaaagaaaaatcgGAAATAACCGGTAACCGTAGGTTTAACCGGAAAAACCGAGAACCGAAATGGTTGAACAGGTTTTGCAACAGTTCTGCAAAATGGGTGCAAACTAAAAAGATCTGAAACCAAACATTTTGCAGCAAagatctatttctttttttccttagatCCGCGTCTACTTGTGATGATTGAAGGCTTTGGTGAACATGGCATCAAAGGCTTCAAAGCTAGCCTCTTGAGCAGTCAAAATTCCTAACCTTGCCTGAAAACACACATCTTCATAAAGAGAGAGGCAAAGAAGAGATGGTTGAAAATCTTCACAGATACACACATATCTTCACAGATAGAGAGAAGAGATTGTTGAAAATCTTTGCTTGGATGTGAGAGAGGAGGACCACAATACACACGAAATTAAATTGATCCATTTTTCTTATGAGAGCTTCTTCTTAGTTTGTAAGAGAGAGAGTGGTTTCAATGGTTTGCacagtttgtaaaatttgtgTTGTGCCGTGCTCTACCTCTGCTACTTGTTCAGTGTGCACACTGCACACAATAGTCAATAACACAATGAGAGCCAcgcattttttatattgttttttgagaatcaataacAGTCACAACTTTAATTTTCCTTAGCCTAAAGCTTTactttttctactttttcctTACAGGACAACGTGAGCAACTCACGTGGAATGAGGTTTCCCCCATCCCTTTTACATTTCTTTATGataattatgatataaaaaaaaaaaaaaaaaaaaaaacaatggttTTAATAATTACTTAAGTGAACAATCTTaaaatttacttaatttttctttaaaatgaatGCATAATATGTAGGCCATTTTGAGGGAAAAAAGTAAACCTAAAAGAAGGACGTAACTAAATgttatgttttgaaaataatttttggttattgtttatttatagttggttatttttatttcttacgTGTAAGATGTAAAAactcacataatttttttgaaaataggttatatatatatatatatatattttttttttaatataaattatatgtaataatctttttatattttattaactatttttataattttaaaattaataattaaatatttatgatattatCGATTCAACCACCAGTCAGACTTCCTTCGGATCATAAAATCGATAATCACTCTTTTTTCCGCTTCTTTGACCGTACCTGTTTTTAAAAGTCTCAAATGCAGTACACCAAACCTTAACCCACTCTTAACCCAACCCATCCATAAAAAAGTAACCCAACCTCAGTGCCTATATATTGTCAACAATCAACCTAAGCCAAGCCAACCCATTCATAAAAAAGTAACCCAACGTCAGTGTCTATTTATTGAGTACCTAATGCACATTTTTTGAGAACCTAATGCACATCTTTTGAGAACCGAACAGTTTCATAGCATGAAAAGAAAATcttgcaaacaaacaaacaaaaaaaaaaggtcttctCAAACGCAGTACACCCAACCTTAACCCACCCTTAACCCAACCCATCCATAAAAAAGTAACCCAACCTCAGTGCCTATATATTGTCGAACAATCAAcctaacctaacccaacccatcgAGGGACTGGtatctctttttttgagaatctcaTGGAGATAATCTCCACACCCCCCCTCCGCCCCCTCCGGTCGGTCTTGAACACCGAACAGTTTCATAGCATCAAAAGAAaatcttgcaaaaaaaaaaaaaaaaaactctttgtcAAACGTTTTTTTGGCCGAACTTGATAGACAGAGTTGAACGTGGAGAACTCCGCCGGCAGCTAATTTCTTCTCCTTCCTCCAGCCCTGCCCAAACAAAGAAGAGCAATCTGATGAGATGTGAAAATTTCATAGCAAAAggtaatataaaaaatttccttctgtcTTTATTTTCATCCTCTTGGTTCATATGTACTACTCATATTCATATATGTGCCCTAATTTCGGCAAGCCATCACGATCGATGGATAGTCAGAGAGAGCAAAGGAACCAGCAGTATATAAAGCAGAAAGTCAAGACAGAAGCCTGTGGAGGCAAATACAATAGGACAATAGCAACAGGAATCTGGAAATCCACCGGATCTACGAGCTTCAAAACCTTCACTTCCCAGATCCGCCGTTAACACATCACCTTCATGCCCAAAACCGTCACGTATCACCGATCTAGGCACTTAGATGGGCGAGAAGTGAGATCTCCGTGCACAAAGAATCACTGCTGGAGATGGTGAGCAAGGAGCTCGAAGCCGCTTCCGCTATGGCGGCTGGGTGGAGAGATCTCAGATGAGAGCGGTCGAAACTATGCGGGTCAGGTTAAACCGATACAACCCGTTTGCTGCCCTACCCGGTTCTATAGGGCCTGAGTTGGGCCAGGTAAGTCTCAACAATGTTAAACATTTCTTTATAGCTTCATGTTACTTACAGCCAACAAGCCCAgctctgaaaaggaaaaaaaacttggtccaaatcaaatcaaaattaaaacccaataaacgcATGAATCAGATATTAGGTTAGGTTGATGGTTGACAATATATAGGCACTGATCTGTGAAATTGCAAAGCTAGTACCTAATTTTATGGATATTAAATCGTTGCTAACTGTTTGCAAACAATGGAATTCTGTCAGTCCAGAAATTACAAGGCCTTCATTCCCATTGCCATTCCCATTGCTTATGCTTTCCAAGACATTAAACACCAATTGGCGAAGTTTCTTTAATCTCTGCGACAGCAAACGCTATAGATTAGAACTATCTACATTCGGAGGAAAACGTTGTTGGGGATCTTCATATGGTTGGGTTGTATTACTGGATCCTAATTCTAATGCTCACCTTGAACACCTTGGCAAAGGAAGACAGATCATTCTTCCATCACTAAACACAATTCGAACACTGGCTGCTACAGAAGAGTGGTTTCGCCTTAtacacaaattcattatttttaagcAACCTTCCCATGAGTCATCTTTCCTTGTCATGGCAATTTTCGGCCCTAAGAATAGCTTGGCTTTTGTGAGAGTGGGAGAAGGAGCAGCTTTGAATGGAAGAGGACAAGATGAGTGGGTTCTTGTTGCCAATCCAGATGAATTCGAATTCAAGGATGTTGCATGTTTTAATGATCAAATATATGGACTTTGTGACAATGGCACACTGGTGTGCGTTGAACTAGATGCTGAGGTACAAGTTGTTTCTCCTCAACCAGAAGATGTATGGGAACCCCAGAAACTATATTTGGTGGAGTTATCTGGAAgtctttttggggtttttggttaTGGATATTATTATCCTTTGGAGAGGAGGTACGAGACCGTGTCTTTTTCGGTCTACAAGTTCAACTTCGATGCACCATCTTGGGAAGAAGTGAGAAATGGGAGAGGCTTGGAAGATCATGCTGTCTTTGTTGGTGATGGCAACTCCTGGTGCTGTCCTACAATCACCATATCTAGCAGTAGTAAAAGAATCTACTTCACAGACGACAATTGGCATGAAAATGAAGGATGTGATGTCGGAGTGTTTGACATGAAAACTAGTGAAATTCAACCCCTTCCATTCGGTGAGGACAACCCTTCTTCCTATTCTTGACCAATTTGGGTTACAACTACTATGTGATTGTATTAgcttattttccattttattagCTTATCTGTTTATGTACTTTGATTTCTCTAATATTGTTTGGCTTAATTGAAGACGTTTTGACCAAATACAATTTGACATTTTGGTTGTAAGCTGGACAAAATATTAAACCAATTTCTAGAATATGTAAGGTTCTGTTGCTGTCAATTTAAGTTTCTGTGAATCTATTTGTCCTATGCTCTGGATTTGAATTACAACATCTGAAAATGCAGTTTAAATGATGTTGGTAAGTAAATTGTTCAGAGAGAGCTGTAAAGCTGCATAAATTAGTATAGCATGCTAATTGCCAATAATCTGTTGAATTGATTTGCTTTCTTGTAGCAGCCGAAGCAATCTTACATAGATTCATTTGAAACCTTTTTCCCTTGATCCCCCAGTGAAAGAATCCAGTTGCAAAACTTGTTGCCTTAATGTCCTGGTGAAAACTCTCAAAAACCGATGGTTTCTACCCAATCTGGCTTCTGCAGAAAACACGCAAATCTCCCATTTACCCCTAGTTAGCAAACTCTATATAGTGTGGATAGTCTATCATTAACAGGCAACATACTACTGAATGAATGCCAGGAACCATTTTGCACCATTCATCCTAGGGTTTTCTTGTACAAATCTCATTCCAAGTTGAACTTCAAGTGTATAGACCTGTCTTTACATTTACCAACCCCACACTGTGTTCTCTCACCATTCCCCAGACTCTCTATTTGTAAGACTCATTATTTGTATCAACTGTTTCTTATATGGCCTCTTtctaacaaattattttttttcccagttttaggggaaaaagaaaatagcgCAACTAAATCAAATGAGGCTTATTAGGCTCAAAGTCTCGGAAAAATATTGGATTTTAACTCTTGGGTTTTGTTCTCCGTGCCTtgattttctcagcaaccaaatgGATGTTAAGAATATCGATTTTTGCAGTTTATGGGTTATCTCTTATCTGTTCTGTTATTAGACTTTTTGCGTTGGGTGATTTTTCTTCTGATAAATGTTTAGAGCCCATATACTAGAACTGGGATGGAACGTTCTCTGGAAATTTTGAATTGGGATTTGAAGTAAATGGGCAGGTCTGGATTAGCAATTTTCATCATTCAATTCTTAGTTTTCATCACTCGTTACTCAAAAGTTCTTAATACAATTTGGTATTAAGATTGCAAGCAGCAAGCAGGACACAATCTTAAACTAATTTCtagaatatttattattgtgatgCTGTGAATTTAAGTTACAGTGAAtctgattattaaaaaaaaaaagggctaccGTGAATCTATTCAGCTTTAGTTATGGATTTGAAATgcaaattgtgaaaattcaatTCAGATGATATTGGTAAATAGACTGTTCAAAGAAAGCTCTAAAACTGAGTTAATTTGTATATCATGCTAATTGCCAATAATCTGTTGAATTGATTTGCTTTCTTGTAGCAGCCGAAGCAATCTTACATAGAATCATTTGCAAAACTTGTTGCCTTAATGTCCTAGTGAAAACTCTCAAAAACCGATGGTTTCTACCCAATCTGGCTTCTGCAGAAAACACACAAATCTTCCCATTTACCCCTAGTTAGCAAACTCTGTATAGTGTGGATAGTCTATCGTTAACAGGCAAAATACTGCTGAATGAATGCCAGTAACCATTTTGCACCTTTCATCCTAGGGTTATCTTGTACAAATCTCGTTCCAAGTTGAACTACAAGTGTGTAGACCTGTCTTTTTACTGTAACTTCAAATTTTCTTATTGTATCTATATTTGGCCATTAAATATAACTTTCAGCTTTAAATTTCTTAAGCTAGAAGTAGGTCATATTAGGAAGAACACGAAAGAAGAAATTCAGTTCTTacgaaaaaataatgaaagtagaaaaataaaaattaagttttgttttttaatttattttcttttttgtctggcatgactttttataaaaaagtaaaatgctgacatggcataaaaaatgtcaaataatattttttaatagtattttaatCGTTACATCTACGCCACATTAACTAATAGGGTGTTTCGTCTGCAATCTCAGTTTTTCCCGTTAGTTGGCTGACGGTAAGGATTTAACTATCACgcattaattggtttagggtttagggactaaaagtggcaaaaataaaatgttgggACTAAAAATGCATTTATGCCTAATATTTTACATagaggaagaataaaaaagtttttttttttttttttttaactctcagCTACAATGAACAGCCAATCATATAtagctgtgcactgtagcaagatgggtaaaaaatataactataCCTACTATGCTTAACACTCTCTTTGATATATAATTCTactaaaaatagctttttagcaTCATTATTGCTAGTGCTCTTAGGGAAATGCTTCAAATTTTGGagcaaaaattgaaatatattttcaaagttttttttttgagatataggaaaaaaaaaaattagtatcacatttttcttcttcttttaagaaGTCCCAAAGAATTTAGTAATACTAGAGataattcaattttaaatacataGGGCATACAAATATGTGTCACTAATCATAAGAAATAATTCGGATAGGAAAATGCTAGGAATACTATAAAGTTTACTTCAGAacctttacaaattgatatgacaattaatatgatttgtGGATATTAAGAATCtattaaatgtatttttaaattattttttgtgatcgGTGAATAATAATACATCTGTATAAGCCTCATGTTGTAAAGTTTATAATATCTTTGACATCGTTCATTCAAAtgctttgttttattattttatttgaagtgTCACTAATCACATTCATAGATACAtcgtttgtaaattttttgtagttaaatttgtTATAGCTTTAGCAtttcttaagaaaaaatatatatatatatatatatattacaagataaaaggaaaagatttttgtttataaaaaaattataatattaaaaatgatttaaataataaaaaaaaaaaactcatttaaatatatattcttaGACCTTAAAGTTTGTTGCACCTGCCTGGGAAACAACGGTGGATCTATAGACAAAACAGAAAAGTCAAGACTCAAGAGGGAAGACGATGGAAGCAAATACAAGAGGATAATAGTAAGATTTTCAtcagttaccaaaaaaaaaaaaaatctttgttgTCGCAGTAAATGGCggggtttgaaaattttcaagggCAATTTTGTCTAAGATAGTTGTCAATTTTTAATTGGagtgaaaaacacaaatatggtGCTGTGTTATTATTCCTAAAATAACATATACTTTATCTTGCTCGCTCAGTGACCTTGCTAAAAAAAGAGTAGTTGAGAATGTGACGTGATAaatgatataattattatttttaattttttaaaaataaaaaatactatatccataatttttttttgaggaacatatttataatatttttagaatactgaaaaaaaaaatttaaaataataaattgttattggctagatagacaaaaaaaagtaatttaaattataaataaaaaaattgaaactaattcaaattaaaactaataaaaatttaccaaaaaaaaaaaaaaaaaagaggtatccagatttttcattcaaaaaaaaaaaaagctattctTGTGGGCCAGAGGTGCAATATGCGCTGGAAGGTGCAATAGCTAGCTGAGCATGACGTTACACTGCGACACTGAcagcgtgttttttttttttttggaaggatttttattttaattta
The sequence above is drawn from the Quercus robur chromosome 7, dhQueRobu3.1, whole genome shotgun sequence genome and encodes:
- the LOC126691379 gene encoding uncharacterized protein LOC126691379, coding for MRVRLNRYNPFAALPGSIGPELGQALICEIAKLVPNFMDIKSLLTVCKQWNSVSPEITRPSFPLPFPLLMLSKTLNTNWRSFFNLCDSKRYRLELSTFGGKRCWGSSYGWVVLLDPNSNAHLEHLGKGRQIILPSLNTIRTLAATEEWFRLIHKFIIFKQPSHESSFLVMAIFGPKNSLAFVRVGEGAALNGRGQDEWVLVANPDEFEFKDVACFNDQIYGLCDNGTLVCVELDAEVQVVSPQPEDVWEPQKLYLVELSGSLFGVFGYGYYYPLERRYETVSFSVYKFNFDAPSWEEVRNGRGLEDHAVFVGDGNSWCCPTITISSSSKRIYFTDDNWHENEGCDVGVFDMKTSEIQPLPFGEDNPSSYS